The Stenotrophomonas maltophilia genome includes a region encoding these proteins:
- a CDS encoding glutathione peroxidase, which yields MSTSIQDISLTTIDGQPSSLADYQGKVLLLVNVASKCGLTPQYEGLQALYAEKHAQGLEVLGFPANNFLGQEPGSEAEIQQFCQLTYDVSFPMFSKISVAGDDTHPLYQQLTAAQPQSIGEGPLRERLASKEIPIHAAPAVLWNFEKFLVGRDGKVIARFAPDVAADDARLREAIEAALAA from the coding sequence GTGAGCACTTCGATCCAGGACATTTCCCTCACCACCATCGACGGCCAGCCGTCCTCGCTTGCCGACTACCAGGGCAAGGTACTGCTGCTGGTCAACGTCGCCTCCAAGTGCGGCCTGACCCCGCAGTACGAAGGCCTGCAGGCGCTGTATGCGGAAAAGCACGCACAGGGCCTGGAAGTGCTGGGCTTCCCGGCCAACAACTTCCTCGGCCAGGAGCCGGGCAGCGAAGCGGAGATCCAGCAGTTCTGCCAGCTCACCTACGATGTCAGTTTCCCGATGTTCTCCAAGATCAGCGTGGCCGGTGACGACACCCACCCGCTGTACCAGCAGCTGACCGCTGCGCAGCCGCAGTCGATCGGCGAAGGCCCGCTGCGCGAGCGCCTGGCCAGCAAGGAGATTCCGATCCACGCCGCGCCGGCGGTGCTGTGGAACTTCGAGAAGTTCCTGGTCGGCCGCGACGGCAAGGTCATCGCCCGCTTCGCCCCGGACGTGGCGGCTGACGACGCGCGCCTGCGCGAAGCCATCGAAGCCGCGCTGGCTGCCTGA
- a CDS encoding MlaA family lipoprotein: protein MNVVRTLPLIVLATALTACAGKPARSDAPAASTVVPASSSTSPAVAATDAGTADAAPVAPVANPPAAAASSPAAPTDSGDGSAAKTSAATAPGGDDDFDALYGGAGNTTNAAAYDPWEPFNRKVHKFNNAVDRGVARPLATAYTHVVPRFARTGVSNFFSNLRAPVTITNQLLQGRGADAWDSLGRFLMNSTLGIGGLFDPASKAMVPRRNEDFGQTLGAWGWRRSRYVELPFFGPRTVRDVFGLAGDIPLSPIRRIEEDKVRIGLQGLQLVDTRAQLLAIDDLRDTAVDEYSLVRDAWMQRRNYQIENDLRSKRERGHDDANSPIPVDAMPMPQWTH, encoded by the coding sequence ATGAACGTCGTGCGCACTCTCCCCCTGATCGTCCTGGCCACCGCCCTCACCGCCTGTGCCGGCAAGCCCGCGCGCAGCGATGCACCGGCAGCCAGCACCGTGGTCCCGGCCAGTTCTTCCACCTCGCCCGCCGTCGCGGCCACCGATGCCGGCACGGCTGACGCTGCTCCGGTCGCGCCGGTGGCCAATCCGCCGGCTGCTGCCGCATCGTCGCCGGCTGCGCCCACCGACAGCGGCGACGGCAGCGCGGCGAAGACCTCAGCCGCCACCGCGCCCGGTGGCGATGACGACTTCGATGCCCTCTATGGCGGTGCCGGCAACACCACCAACGCAGCGGCCTACGATCCGTGGGAACCATTCAACCGCAAGGTGCACAAGTTCAACAACGCGGTCGACCGCGGCGTCGCGCGTCCGCTGGCCACCGCCTATACCCACGTGGTGCCGCGCTTCGCCCGCACTGGCGTCAGCAACTTCTTCAGCAACCTGCGCGCGCCGGTGACCATCACCAACCAGCTGCTGCAGGGCCGCGGTGCCGATGCATGGGACAGCCTCGGCCGCTTCCTGATGAACAGCACGCTGGGCATCGGTGGCCTGTTCGATCCGGCCAGCAAGGCGATGGTACCGCGCCGCAATGAGGACTTCGGCCAGACCCTGGGTGCCTGGGGCTGGCGTCGTTCGCGTTACGTGGAACTGCCGTTCTTCGGCCCGCGTACCGTGCGCGACGTGTTCGGCCTGGCCGGCGACATTCCGCTGTCGCCGATCCGCCGTATCGAAGAGGACAAGGTCCGCATCGGCCTGCAGGGCCTGCAGCTGGTCGATACCCGCGCGCAGCTGCTGGCGATCGACGACCTGCGTGACACTGCCGTGGACGAGTACTCGCTGGTGCGCGATGCATGGATGCAGCGTCGCAACTACCAGATCGAGAACGATCTGCGCAGCAAGCGCGAGCGTGGCCACGACGACGCCAATTCGCCGATCCCGGTCGATGCGATGCCGATGCCGCAGTGGACGCACTGA